The sequence TGGACTGACCCACGATGGGATCACAGGGGGGAAACATAGAGTTTGAAACCTCGCACCGTAACCGTTGATCCTTAAGAAGAGGAGGAGCAGCAATCAGCTCGCCTAGTCCTTCGGGTGTAGAGTTGGGGGTGAGGGAAAGCAACGTTGGTCAGCCAACCAGGCGATCGGGAACAAATCTTCCATCAGTGTGCCTTAGGTCACTCAGAAACGTGCTGGACTTCATCAAGCTTTAACGGAAGATGGCGAAAAGCTGCAAAATCCTCCCATTTTTAGAAACCTGCTTTACACTCGGACGGGACTCTATGTCCTAACGCCCAACCAACCACTCTGATCAGCAACGGATGGGGAAGTACGCCTTCATCTGACGCGTTCTGACAGATGAGGATAGGGCGTGGTAGGTTCTAAAGGGCCATGTTCCAACTCTATACCAGCAATACTGATAGGCAAGACCCATGAGCAACTTAGCGGGAGTGAATGTTTTAGTTGATGGTTATAACCTGCAACTCAGCCAAGGAACCGGCATCAAAACCTATGGCATTAGCTTGGTGCGATCGCTCAAAGACCTAGGCGCAGAGGTCAACGTGCTATATGGGCGTAACATTCCTAAGTTAAAAGATGCATCCTTGGAAGAAGTCTTATTCTTTGATGTGCATGAAGGGCCCCATCGATATTCACACGGACCTTATCTGAAGCGATCGGCCCGCCTGTTGCTAGATGCTAGCCGCACCCTCAGCCATCAGTCGTTTACAGCCCGCCAAATTGATACAGGGCATGTGGTGATACGTGGATCCGTGCGGGGTAGTTTTATGGCTTCGATCACGGATTTGCTAGATATTACCGGAACCTATAACCTACCTGGCTGCTATCAAACAGCTGCAGCCCTGTTTCGGCTAGGGCTTTCCATGGGCGTCACCTTACCCAAAAAGGTCGATATCTTCCACGCCACCTACACCCTACCGATGACGGTACCCGGTGCCCAAAAAATTACCACCATCCACGACCTGATTCCCCTGCGCTTGCCCTACACCACCTTGGATAATAAGCGGCTATTTTACAAGGTGGTGCAACGCTGCCTCAAAAATTCTGCCCTAATTCTTACCGTATCTGAACATTCCAAGCGAGATATGGTAGATTTATTTGATGTCCATCCTGACAAGATTCAGGTAACCTATCAACCCATTGCCCTAGAGCCGTTGAATAAAACACCGGAGGAGATCCAGCGCTATCTCAAACGGTTTCGCATTGAGCGCAAAAACTACATTTTGTTTGTAGGGGCGATCGAACCTAAGAAAAACCTAGGCCGCCTGATTGACGCCTATGCTCGGTTAGACACCGATACGCAGTTTGTCATCGTGGGCAAGCGAGGCTGGCTGTGGGAAAACGAAATCGGGGCGATCGATACTATTTTCGGGACAGAGGTAGCTAAGAAAAAGTTTCGCCTGCTGGACTATGTCACCACTGAAGATTTGCGCCATCTCTATGCCGGAGCAACCTGCCTGGCATTTCCTTCTCTGTACGAAGGCTTTGGGCTCCCGCCGCTGGAGGCCATGTCCTTTGGCTGTCCGGTGATTACCTCCAACGTATCGTCATTGCCAGAGGTTTGCGGAGACGCGGCACTCTATGTAGATCCTTATAGCGTGTCGGATATGGAACAAAAGCTATCCCAACTCCTAGGCGACGAAGCCTTGCAAAAGGATCTAGCCAAAGCTGGTAAGCAAAATGCAGAGCGGTTTAGCCTAGAGCGCTATAACGAACGTCTGCAGCAGGCCTACCAGCTCGTGCTTTAGGGAGCGATCGCGGCCGACTCCAACCTTACAAGAACGCTTTGGTGATAGGCATCGGCGTCAGCATGGTTGGTGGGGTCTAACGCGTTCCAGTTTGGATGGGCGGTGAGGACGGCAAACACTGGATTGGCGAAGACTAGCGTCCAGGTCTCGATGACAGAGAACAGGTGCTGCGGTAGGGTCGGTATCTGACCTTTATGGATGATCACCCACTGGTTATAGCCCATCGGCTTTTTCAGGGCTTGTAGGTAGGGTGTCAGTTGCCCTGGGAAATACTCGGCAAATTCTATGGGGCCAACTATTTTCTCGCTCGTGAGCCAGTGCTGACGAACAAACTGCGCCGTTTCTCGCCAATAGACGTCATCAAGGGGAAATAAGAAGGGGCGATCGCTTTCGGATAAGGGT comes from Candidatus Obscuribacterales bacterium and encodes:
- a CDS encoding glycosyltransferase family 1 protein — protein: MSNLAGVNVLVDGYNLQLSQGTGIKTYGISLVRSLKDLGAEVNVLYGRNIPKLKDASLEEVLFFDVHEGPHRYSHGPYLKRSARLLLDASRTLSHQSFTARQIDTGHVVIRGSVRGSFMASITDLLDITGTYNLPGCYQTAAALFRLGLSMGVTLPKKVDIFHATYTLPMTVPGAQKITTIHDLIPLRLPYTTLDNKRLFYKVVQRCLKNSALILTVSEHSKRDMVDLFDVHPDKIQVTYQPIALEPLNKTPEEIQRYLKRFRIERKNYILFVGAIEPKKNLGRLIDAYARLDTDTQFVIVGKRGWLWENEIGAIDTIFGTEVAKKKFRLLDYVTTEDLRHLYAGATCLAFPSLYEGFGLPPLEAMSFGCPVITSNVSSLPEVCGDAALYVDPYSVSDMEQKLSQLLGDEALQKDLAKAGKQNAERFSLERYNERLQQAYQLVL